A genome region from Actinomycetota bacterium includes the following:
- a CDS encoding adenylate/guanylate cyclase domain-containing protein, producing the protein MIERGTVAKYEDGEIIFNENDYGREMYVIETGKVKIFRIRNKREIVLATLKKGDFFGEMALFSGLSRSASVQAIGNCRLRSVNRIDLKKIVDEPVIWRILQEMSQRIREFDDKMEDLLIEDELRKVIQLFRRYVAPQVVDEILKTSGTETLDLMGELREVTVLFADIRNFTSIAEKMQPHEVVELLNTYLGEMTHVVFRYDGTVDKYIGDAIMAVFNAPMKQKDHARLAVTAAMHIQEAVTRLQKDNPNISVGIGINTGSAILGNVGTELHLDYTVIGDAVNIASRLCRDAKAGELLISHSTYVQIKEYVTANCLDSRMFKGKTEPVKVYNVKNMIEDVKAPRKTEGSVYVTG; encoded by the coding sequence ATGATCGAAAGGGGAACCGTCGCTAAGTACGAAGACGGAGAGATCATCTTCAACGAGAACGATTACGGCCGGGAAATGTACGTCATCGAGACAGGCAAGGTCAAGATATTTAGAATCCGAAACAAAAGGGAAATCGTCTTGGCTACCCTGAAGAAGGGCGACTTTTTCGGCGAGATGGCTTTGTTTTCCGGTCTGTCAAGGTCGGCGTCTGTTCAAGCCATCGGCAACTGCCGCTTGAGAAGTGTTAACCGCATCGACCTGAAGAAGATCGTCGACGAACCTGTCATCTGGCGGATTTTGCAGGAGATGAGCCAGAGGATCCGGGAGTTTGACGATAAGATGGAAGATCTTCTGATAGAGGATGAGCTCAGAAAGGTCATCCAGCTTTTCCGCAGATATGTCGCGCCTCAGGTCGTAGATGAGATTCTAAAAACCTCAGGTACTGAAACTTTGGACCTAATGGGAGAATTGCGGGAAGTCACCGTGTTATTCGCCGATATTAGAAACTTTACGTCGATTGCCGAGAAGATGCAGCCGCACGAGGTCGTTGAGTTATTGAACACATATTTGGGCGAGATGACGCACGTGGTGTTCCGTTACGACGGCACGGTCGACAAATATATAGGCGACGCAATTATGGCGGTTTTCAACGCGCCGATGAAGCAGAAAGATCACGCCCGACTGGCGGTAACGGCGGCGATGCATATCCAGGAAGCCGTGACGCGACTGCAGAAAGACAATCCGAACATATCGGTGGGGATAGGCATCAACACTGGCTCCGCGATTTTAGGCAATGTTGGCACAGAGCTGCACCTTGACTATACGGTTATAGGCGACGCGGTTAATATTGCCAGCCGGCTTTGCCGAGACGCAAAGGCCGGCGAGCTGTTGATAAGCCACTCTACATACGTGCAGATAAAAGAATATGTCACAGCTAACTGTCTGGACAGCAGGATGTTTAAAGGCAAGACGGAACCCG